Sequence from the Aspergillus nidulans FGSC A4 chromosome III genome:
CTCGGCTCCATTCTCTTCAAGATACAATCGACTAAAGCTGATGAAGTCGCGGGCCTCGTTGGGTGTCAAAAGTTGGAGAGACTGAATTGACATCTCAAGCTTCTGGAAGCCAGCCCCATACGTGGAGGACAGTTAGTACTATTATTTCACCCACTGCAGACCTCGGTGGTAGGCTTGGGAATATCACTTACAGGAGAAAGATATATACAAATAGCATTGCCAACTACAGCCTGAAATGCACATATTGCTGACTTTGCGGCGTCTCAGTGCGTGGTGGTACGCAGGCATGAGTTCGTGACTTCGCtggaggctgctggacagACCAGTTGAGTCTAGATCAAAACCAATAGGAGCTCTCGTTGTTGAATACAGACCAGGTTTCGGTCCAGGCTCGATGACAGAGTTGTAGGTATTAGGTACGTATACTAGATCTGATCTAATGTCCGCAGCGGTGGAACTGATCAAAGCTCTACTACTTACGGAGTATGCATGTCAGGCGGCACTGATGATCAGGGCACTCACCCCACCACAGAATATAAATACCAGGAAGTGAAAGCTTTCTGATAAATGAGTAGTATGTAGCTATCCCTCTTACTCGATACATAAAGTTGGGAGCTGGTAGCAAAGAATGACTTCACCTGATTCATCATTCGTCAATCGTTACTGCTAGAAGAGTGAGAGTAGCTCTGTGCTGCAGCCATGTATAGGATCACTGATTCTTATATAACCCTATTAAGACTCTCCCAGGAGTCCTTCAACCGAGATCGATGTCTTAGACCACCTTTGTCTCAGGAGACGTTTCGATAGTCAATTGGAACGTCTGCAGATTGCTCGAGTTAGTCAAAGTACCCTTCCAGTTAAGACAGGCAAAAGAGGTTACACAACTCACCCCTTCCTATGCTCAGCCCTGAACTCGCCATTCCCAGTCCCGCTCGCAGACCCAGTAGAGCCCGTCATATTCCAGAGTCTGCTCTTGTACGCCGGGAATGAAGTATGGTTCCAAATGTTGACGAGGATACTACACGGCGCGTTAGCCACTTGCCCACTCCAGACTGCCGACCCTCATATCAAGAAGGTATGAGATAACTGGGTACGTACCTCTGACTCCGATCCACATactcctcttccccaaccTCACGAACACCAACCTTCATCCCGTCTTTTGTAAACATGACGTTCCGCTTCTCCATCTTGCTCCTTGTCTTGTCTGAGACTTCTTGAATGATGCTATATGCGACGAAGCCAATCACTGCGAGCACGACGACcacgatgaggaggacgaccAGCGGGATCAGGCGGTTTGCCATGGCGATTGGATTATGAATGGGAAGGAGGTGGTGCTGATTCTTGCTTTGATTCTGTCACGCACGTTGGAAAAGTTAGTGTGCCTGATAATGTCTGAACGAATGAAAAATGAGTCTCAGTAGTTGGTTGGATGGTCGAGTAGGTGAGAGGGGTTCGTGAGGTGcaaagatggagacgagacgCCCGATCGTGCAGTAGGGCTGAGCGGGTGACGTCGGCGATGATCGATGTGATCGGTTACTCACCACACTAATTGTTGATCCAAGGGCTTTTTACCTTGTCAGAATGTTATGAGTTTCAGTAAACGAGGGGATCTTATCCCTATTTATATTCATTTAACTGCAAAAGaacaaagaagagaattTTTCATAAAAAGGGAACATAAGGAAACGACAGCCCTGCGTTTCGGCTCCGCGGCAAGAAAATCCTGGTGCCTGGCAGCCCTGGCTGGTATGCGCGCATCTGAAGCGCTTTTATTGTGGCTTCTATGGAATCTGGAATTCTCTACGCGCCCCATTGGGAAGCGAAATGCGCGGGGGTGGCTGTGATATGCTAGAAATGTTAATTATAGATTGTGGACAGCTTTGTGAATTTGATTTTCGATTCAGCTGCACTGGGTAGGTGGACTTGACGGATTGAACGGCGCACTCAGGTCTTGCAAAAGGCAAGTGCATTGCCTCAAATCAAGTCAGTAGATATGACTATCATAATATCTATCAGTCAGTGTTGTTTGAGTGCGATAATTTCAAAGGAACCACTCAATGCATGTCTCGAAGATCAACAAACTTCCGATTGCAGCAGTGCTTTCATTGAGTCCCAGTCACCCAATCACACATTGTCGTCATGATGAATCATATCTATTCCAACTCATTAAGATTTCACCTCTTTGATGGGTAACATCTTTTAAATTCATTAATACCTATTAACTTACTGCGTATATTCCCTTGAAGCACGTCGCCTCCACCATTACTTGATCAACTATACTCCAGACTAGGGCTTACGCTAAGCCTTCACTATGTGCGACATgcccttctttttcttccctgTCTGTATCCAGTGCGGGACGGACCAGAACCCGTGCCGGTGTAAGATCGTGGGTCCGACGCTAGGTATTTCATTCAACCCATCTGTTCACCTCAAACGAAATAGCGTACTGATGAGTTAGGGTTCGTGGTTACAATTGTTGCAGCTGTGATCTGCTGGCCTGCCTCGATATTCTGCGGATGTGGTTGTACGAAGACGGGGAAAGAGTGAGTTTACATCGATTTTGAAAGAAGAAATGCATTAACAAGAGCTAGTATGCTAGGATACCCGGTTAAGCTGAATGGTCAAGTGGCCAATGCTATACCTATATAGAAGGTTGTGCAATTCACAAAGGTTATTACTCAATTATACACTTAACTCGGCTGTTCACTATTCAATGTTCGAGACAAAACATGCGGGGTAATCACGTATAATATGCGTAAAAGGTATCCAGATAAATCATCAATAACATCACGGCCCGACAAGTCATCCTAGAGCGGGGGCTAAGGTTACCCATTCATTTGAacttctccttcagcttgGCAAAAATACTGgagcgcttcttcttcttatcttcCTTCCCGGGTGAACCGGAAGAGGGCACTTCCGAGATTTTCGAGTCGTTGGCAGGAGTTGTACTCTTCTTAGTCTCCCCTCCAGTGGTTGATGCTCCTGTAACAGGCGCTCCTGTGGTCGACTCCCCGGGCTGTTGCGCTCCAGTGGTGGAGGCTTTAGCACCCGACGGGGTTCCTGTCCGCGGTGACATCTCTGCTGAGCTGGGTTCCGCAACGCTAGCTCTGGGTGCAGTTTCTGTAGTGGctgcggtggtggtgggCGCCGGTTCACCGACCGAGTTTGCGACCTGAACCTTTTGTTGAAGCTcatgctccagctccttctttTCATCAACAACTTCCTGCTGTGCAGCTGCTTCTGGGTCCCTGTGTGCTTTAGAGATTGATTCTCTGACAATGGCAGGGACATCTTCCACGGGGCCTGTTTTGTCGGGTTGTTTCTTATTCTCAAACGGAACATTGGCAGCGAGCGCAGCGGTTGTGGACGTAGGCGCAGCGGATTGCACGGTGACTCCGGGGTCTGCGGGTGCCGGGTTTGTTCCGCTCCCCATTGGCAGGCTGGACTCGGGTATCATGGTATTTGAAGCAGGAGGAACAGAGAACGAGCTTTTCAGTCCTGAGCTGTCTTGAGGGCGTGACTCGTTCGTGTCGTTCGTGCGAACAGTTGACTGCACAGTGTTTGGATTGAATGTGCTAGGATCTGGGACTTTCTCTCCCGGCTTTAGATGGATGGGATTGCCAATGCCGCTAGAGGCTGGGATAGGGTTTACCGAGTACTCAGACAAGGGCGTGTCTGCAGGGAACTCTCCAGGGACATTAGCCCTCTGCTCAAGAGGGACGTCCTTGTCCAGCCCCGCCGTTGTCGATCCGGGGGCCAAGTTGCTCTCCTTGGAGACACCACCAGCTAATCCGGCGGTTGTCGCGTTAGGTGTTACACCAGAGACAGTAGCCATGTCTTGCGCACCGTTCTGTAGTGCCGCGACTGAATCCGCTTGGATCTGATCCGGATAgaggatgttgttgatgttaCTGCTGCCGTCGTCCTCTTGAGGTAATCGGTTATCGGTAGTCCAGTTGCCGTCGACGACAAACTATGAATGATAGATAGACGTCAGTGATACGAAAAAACGTATTCACGAAGCGAATCTTATAGTTTTTTAGCGAAGGGTGGAAGACCAGTAAGCGCTAACGCAAATGACGTCAATGGCCGTTGAGGCGAGACAGCACGGCGTCATCACTGCGGGCACGACGAAGGAGCCTAGCTTGCTTTTGGAGATTCCCCAGTAGAAGACTCGAGAAAGCAGGGTAAGCAGCTAGCCCTGGAGCTGCCCGCGTGAGGTTGGCCTGGGAAGTTGATTAAAATGACATACCTTGAAGTGCACTTTGTCGCCGGTCACCGGGAGGTGGACTTCCTTCTCGAAAATATCGCCTTTCCGTTCCAACCTGATTGTCTTGCCCCAGTCATCAAACGTCCCTGTGACGAAGACCTCATTGGCATTGTAAGGCCTGGATTCGAAAATAAGGGTCGGGGTCAGCGAGCCATGGTGGATAGCTGGGTCAAGGCAAGTTAATTGGCCTCGAGCAACTTACCATCGAAACGTGTAGCTTCCCATTTTATGAGAGCTATGGTATGGGCTGATGCGACGAAGGAGAGAGGAGATTTCCGGGCGTCCAAGATTACGAGTAATATAGCAAAGAACAGGACGGAGCTTTGGGGTGCTGCACTGATAAAGCGTGAGGGGGCTGGGATTGGATTTGCGGTGCCGGCAGCAGGCAGCTTTGGGCCAAAGCGGGGTGGCGGTCGCGCAACTTGTCTTTCGGAGGATTTAGCATTGACAACGCCCTAACTTTGATAAGGGCAGCAGCTAATACAGTTCTAGTTGACCTGGGTCATTTTGTGCATGTTCATCACCCTATTCAAAGTAGCGGTGGGAAATACTTAAGGTCAGGCACACCAGCGCAGTCTAGACGCCGGATTTAGACACCAGACAGCAAGGGTAGCATCCAGACTCAAAGACACCAACAGTGACCGGGCTAGTGGCTGAGTAACTGTCTAGCTCAGCTTCCTGATTTTGGATATTATTGCTCCGTATTTTCAGTTTGGGTTTCTAGACTCTGCAGGTATCTAGCCTAGCTGAGTCGAAACTCGCTTATTCGGCCCGATGTGCACTACCTGCGGGTGGTCGCCGGGCACCGATTCTCTTTCGAGAATGTCCTCAAAACATTCTTCTGAGTATAATTTCAGTCTGTAGCGCTTCGAGACTCTCCTATCCATGGATCAACTTTCTCTGGCTCTCACACCTAATCGGGGGCGTCGCAGTGCGCAGTGGGCGATGTTTACATCATGAAGAATGAAATGGACGACGTCAGCGATGATCTCAACACGAGCTGCCGAACAGCTGGAGAGAAGCTAGATGGATCTCTCCTGATTCAGAAAGATTGTGCGGAAAGCTTGCCAATCCGGCAAAGGTTCCTCCGTGGCGCAATCTGGCTTCTGATCCAAGACGGTCTGACAGAATCGTGAGCTTCTAGAAGACATCTGGAAGGCGGTTAGACAACGTCGAAGCTTCCACGCTGCAGCCCCAATAAAATTGGTAGTTATAGGTTGAATAATTCACCAGACATCTGGATCCTTCGAGTCTCATTCGATTAAGGGATGAGGGTAATCCGCTGCAGTGCATCTGCCATCTTCGCCCTGTTCTCAACTATTGACTTCTTGATTAGCTATTGACCACTAGTGAGCTGCGAGCACTGGGCGGGGAGACCACCGGTGACGTTGATCCGCATCCTGCAACCTCGGAGACAGACCATCTGAGATTCCGCACAGTAGACTTGAGTAGTACTCAGAAGCCGTTACTCTTTGCCGTCCAATCATAAATAAAATTTAGCTGGTGCTGAATAG
This genomic interval carries:
- a CDS encoding uncharacterized protein (transcript_id=CADANIAT00005406), encoding MANRLIPLVVLLIVVVVLAVIGFVAYSIIQEVSDKTRSKMEKRNVMFTKDGMKVGVREVGEEEYVDRSQSILVNIWNHTSFPAYKSRLWNMTGSTGSASGTGNGEFRAEHRKGRSN
- a CDS encoding carbohydrate-binding module family 48 protein (transcript_id=CADANIAT00005407) is translated as MGSYTFRWPYNANEVFVTGTFDDWGKTIRLERKGDIFEKEVHLPVTGDKVHFKFVVDGNWTTDNRLPQEDDGSSNINNILYPDQIQADSVAALQNGAQDMATVSGVTPNATTAGLAGGVSKESNLAPGSTTAGLDKDVPLEQRANVPGEFPADTPLSEYSVNPIPASSGIGNPIHLKPGEKVPDPSTFNPNTVQSTVRTNDTNESRPQDSSGLKSSFSVPPASNTMIPESSLPMGSGTNPAPADPGVTVQSAAPTSTTAALAANVPFENKKQPDKTGPVEDVPAIVRESISKAHRDPEAAAQQEVVDEKKELEHELQQKVQVANSVGEPAPTTTAATTETAPRASVAEPSSAEMSPRTGTPSGAKASTTGAQQPGESTTGAPVTGASTTGGETKKSTTPANDSKISEVPSSGSPGKEDKKKKRSSIFAKLKEKFK